A DNA window from Anastrepha ludens isolate Willacy chromosome 6, idAnaLude1.1, whole genome shotgun sequence contains the following coding sequences:
- the LOC128868149 gene encoding unconventional myosin-Va isoform X2 has protein sequence MSNEDMLYAKGSKIWVPHPEQVWESATVQRDYHKGDITIQIIKDSGSSVELSIKPDGSNLPPLRNPAILIGQNDLTAMSYLHEPGVLHNLKVRFCERQIIYTYCGIILVAINPYAELPLYGPSIIRAYRGRSMGELEPHIFALAEEAYTKLEREKCDLSIIVSGESGAGKTVSAKYAMRYFAAVGGSESETQVERKVLASSPIMEAFGNAKTTRNDNSSRFGKFTKLLFKNNMSVMNLTGATMHTYLLEKSRVVFQAPGERNYHIFYQLCDARDIHPELILDHQDKFEYLKMGQSPDIDRVSDKEQFRDTIQAMTVLGFSNLQITDILNILAGILHLGNIKFIPQCKKGTDEIDPDGCEIFHNDLHLHVAGEMLKINSDDLRKWLKTRQIESVNENVLIPNSVATAQAAKDALAKHIYAKLFQYIVLVINKSLNTASRKQNSFIGVLDIYGFETFEVNSFEQFCINYANEKLQQQFNQHVFKLEQEEYLKEGITWTMIDFYDNQPCIDLIESKLGVLDLLDEECRMPKGSDESWAGKLIEKCNKYPHFEKPRFGTTSFYIKHFSDTVEYDVYGFLEKNRDTVSKELVNVIRQSEMSLCKQLMEMEEVDTLCADAAKVTTLGGRVVISAARQQIAPSKQHRRSVGSQFRESLSSLISTLHATTPHYVRCIKPNEDKVAFKWEAAKIVQQLRACGVLETVRISAAGFPSRWSYHDFYMRYQLLCHRSLVNKNELKQSCHNIITKWIIDPDKYRFGNTQIFFRAGQVAFLEQVRANLRKKYITTIQSVVRRFIHRRRFQRLQRTALGIQRYARGYLARQKAQHMREEHAAVVISKYARGWLCRRRYLRLRHTICGIQQYARGMLARRRFQEAMDHYRAVQIQRFVRGYLARRAYLKRRHAIIVCQSAVRRFLARRQFRSLKAEAKTISHIQKRYKGLENKIISMQQKIDELNRENGSLKSKSSEISVLKMKLEVKKTLELEVRNLKSIVAEKDQNLTALNKQLELERDEKMQLLEEKDHSEEDWVRQKQAWRMENIELRKQIDDMIEMAKNVETKANLRSERSFSEVETNEINEAYQRAIKEKEIIENENYMLKEELSRHLKPNGTRENNQHSRSVSNASSQNEDDVGYVSAKNTLELKRNQGGENANQISPETFTTIETTSTPKSGQTSLILKLRSILEEEKKKNKLLNEQLERLMKRNRQTEDSIRVSELEVENEKLRSDYDLLRSSIHHGSEMHELEAQYQALQEELRRRRDECIQLKAVLQQQSQSLKSLGTTGVSLRGVDLKNLNDNELIEAFQAQKLVNRQLESELSALTEENNAHLADLTRQIDELRHEKAQLQELLHNGLEVDDSNIELLRQNERYLRYELQRSFVQYSQLQEEMNAVTRKFDALKQGNDKLMFKLQEHGIPQDGNNKESDKKAVASVSKQRIQNYQGVMKFRIEDVDKILQRLVGGMTPRLAIGLLPGFPAYVIFMCIRYTDLINADDDVRELLSKFVMQIKKIHRNPNVIEMRSLWLVNSITLLNLLKQYGDVEEYVKFNTEKQNQQQLKNFNLYEYRRVILDIIISLYQVLVKQIQTLLEQYIVPAILDNDEIQRSRQVQGVRGRTASMDSTSSPEHGKVAAWKLLINHLEQFYKQFQHFGLDRCYSEQIFHQLLFFICAVALNCLMLRGDICMWETGMIIRYNLGYIEDWVRSKKMSTDVLAPLAPLNQVSQLLQSRKSEQDVQSICDLCTSLNTAQVLKVMKSYKLDDYESEITNTFLEKLTKKLNERPMIKNDEFTMDQKFIHPFKVVFKYSDVKLEDIELPKHLGLEDLLTKI, from the exons ATGTCGAACGAAGATATGCTATATGCAAAG ggTTCCAAAATTTGGGTACCGCACCCAGAGCAGGTATGGGAAAGTGCTACAGTTCAACGGGATTATCACAAAGGCGACATTACTATACAAATTATCAAAGATTCTGGCAGTTCAGTCGAACTCTCCATAAAACCCGACGGAAGTAATTTGCCACCATTAAGAAATCCCGCCATACTAATCGGACAAAATGATCTGACGGCTATGTCCTATCTTCATGAACCAGGCGTGTTACACAATTTGAAAGTACGTTTCTGTGAACGACAAATTATTTACACATACTGTGGCATCATACTAGTGGCCATAAATCCGTATGCCGAACTTCCACTTTATGGTCCAAGTATAATACGTGCTTATCGCGGTCGATCGATGGGTGAGTTAGAGCCACATATATTTGCCTTAGCTGAGGAAGCATATACAAAACTTGAGCGAGAAAAATGCGATCTTAGCATAATTGTGAGTGGAGAATCGGGTGCTGGTAAAACAGTATCTGCAAAGTATGCGATGCGTTATTTTGCAGCAGTTGGAGGGTCTGAATCTGAAACGCAAGTTGAGCGCAAAGTACTTGCTTCATCTCCAATAATGGAAGCTTTCGGAAACGCTAAAACTACGCGCAATGATAATAGTTCGCGTTTTGGTAAATTTACGaaactactttttaaaaataatatgagTGTAATGAATCTTACGGGAGCAACAATGCACACTTATTTGCTGGAAAAATCACGTGTCGTATTTCAAGCACCTGGTGAGCGAAACTATCACATTTTCTATCAACTCTGTGATGCGCGAGATATACATCCTGAGCTAATACtag ATCATCAAGACAAGTTTGAATACCTAAAAATGGGACAATCGCCCGATATTGATAGAGTTTCAGACAAAGAACAATTCAGGGATACCATCCAAGCTATGACTGTGCTGGGTTTCAGCAACTTGCAG ATAACAGATATCTTAAATATTCTTGCCGGCATATTGCATCTAggcaatataaaatttattccgCAGTGCAAAAAAGGGACCGATGAAATAGATCCTGATGGTTGTGAAATTTTT CATAATGATCTGCACCTCCATGTGGCTGGCGAGATGTTAAAGATTAACTCGGATGATTTACGGAAATGGTTGAAGACACGTCAAATTGAATCAGTTAATGAGAACGTACTTATACCGAATAGTGTTGCCACTGCACAAGCGGCCAAAGATGCACTCGCAAAACACATATATGCTAAACTCTTTCAGTACATTGTGCTAGTAATTAATAAAAGCCTAAACACTGCTAGTCGAAAGCAAAACAGTTTTATTGGCGTGTTGGATATTTACGGGTTTGAGACTTTCGAAGTGAATTCGTTTGAACAGTTTTGCATTAATTATGCAAATGAAAAGCTGCAGCAACAATTCAATCAACATGTTTTCAAATTGGAACAGGAGGAGTATTTGAAAGAAGGCATAACATGGACAATGATTGACTTCTACGATAATCAGCCATGTATAGACTTAATTGAATCTAAGTTGGGAGTTTTAGATCTTTTGGACGAGGAATGTCGA ATGCCAAAAGGAAGTGACGAAAGTTGGGCTGGGAAACTGattgaaaaatgcaataaatatccaCACTTTGAAAAGCCACGTTTTGGCACTACAA GCTTTTACATCAAACATTTTTCCGACACCGTTGAATATGATGTATATGGATTTCTTGAAAAGAATCGGGACACTGTGTCGAAAGAACTTGTCAATGTTATACGCCAATCGGAGATGTCCTTATGCAAACAATTGATGGAGATGGAAGAAGTCGATACGCTGTGCGCAGATGCAGCGAAGGTAACAACACTTGGTGGACGAGTGGTAATCAGCGCGGCTAGGCAACAG ATCGCTCCATCAAAACAACACCGTCGTTCAGTTGGCTCACAGTTTAGAGAAAGCCTGTCGTCGTTAATATCTACATTGCATGCCACTACACCACATTACGTGCGTTGCATAAAG CCCAACGAAGACAAAGTGGCCTTCAAGTGGGAGGCCGCAAAAATTGTGCAACAATTGCGTGCTTGTGGTGTACTTGAAACAGTGCGTATCTCTGCTGCTGGTTTCCCATCTCGCTGGTCCTACCATGATTTTTATATGCGCTATCAGTTACTATGCCACCGTTCTTTGGTCAACAAAAATGAGTTGAAACAATCGTGCCACAATATTATCACCAAATGGATTATTGACCCAGACAAATATCGTTTCGGCAATACGCAAATATTTTTCCGTGCTGGCCAAGTTGCCTTCTTGGAGCAGGTGCGCGCGAACTTGCGTAAAAAGTACATAACGACTATTCAGTCGGTGGTGCGTCGGTTCATACATCGCCGTCGCTTTCAGCGATTGCAGCGCACAGCGCTCGGTATACAACGTTATGCGCGCGGTTACTTGGCGCGCCAGAAAGCGCAACATATGCGCGAGGAACACGCAGCTGTCGTTATATCGAAGTATGCTCGCGGTTGGCTGTGTCGTCGGCGCTATTTGCGATTACGCCATACTATTTGTGGCATACAACAGTATGCACGTGGCATGTTGGCACGCCGGCGCTTTCAGGAGGCTATGGATCATTATCGCGCTGTGCAAATTCAACGATTCGTGCGTGGCTATTTGGCGAGACGTGCTTATCTGAAGAGGCGCCATGCTATCATTGTCTGCCAATCAGCAGTGCGGCGATTTTTGGCGCGTCGACAATTTAGGAGTCTAAAGGCTGAAGCGAAAACTATTTCGCATATTCAAAAAAGGTATAAGGGACTCGAAAACAAAATCATATCTATGCAACAGAAAATTGATGAGCTGAATCGCGAAAACGGTAGTCTAAAATCAAAGTCGAGTGAAATTTCTGTGCTCAA AATGAAGCTTGAAGTGAAAAAAACGTTAGAGCTCGAGGTGCGTAACCTCAAATCAATCGTAGCTGAAAAGGATCAGAATTTGACTGCACTAAACAAGCAATTGGAGCTTGAGCGCGATGAAAAAATGCAATTGCTAGAGGAGAAAGACCACTCCGAGGAAGATTGGGTGCGACAAAAGCAGGCTTGGCGCATGGAAAATATCGAATTGCGTAAACAGATCGATGACATGATCGAAATGGCCAAGAATGTCGAAACAAAAGCCAATTTGCGCAGCGAACGATCGTTCTCTGAAGTTGAAACCAACGAAATAAATGAGGCTTATCAGCGTGCAATTAAGGAGAAAGAAATCATAGAAAATGAGAACTATATGCTTAAGGAAGAGTTGAGCCGACACTTGAAACCCAATGGCACACGTGAAAATAATCAGCATTCACGTTCCGTAAGTAACGCATCGAGCCAAAATGAAGACGACGTCGGCTATGTTTCCGCAAAGAATACGCTCGAGCTGAAACGTAACCAAGGTGGAGAGAACGCAAATCAAATATCACCAGAAACATTTACTACAATCG AAACTACATCAACACCGAAATCGGGTCAGAcaagtttaattttaaaattacgcaGCATTCTCGAAgaggagaaaaagaaaaataaattgttaaatgaACAATTGGAACGCCTAATGAAACGAAACAGACAAACTGAAGATTCTATTCG GGTTTCGGAACTGGAggtggaaaatgaaaaattacgcaGCGACTATGATCTGTTGCGCAGCAGCATCCATCATGGATCCGAGATGCACGAATTAGAAG CTCAATATCAAGCATTGCAAGAGGAATTACGGCGCCGTCGTGATGAGTGCATTCAACTCAAGGCAGTATTGCAACAGCAAAGCCAATCGCTTAAGTCCTTGGGCACAACCGGCGTTTCCCTGCGTGGTGTAGATCTAAAGAACTTGAATGACAATGAATTGATCGAGGCTTTCCAAGCACAAAAGCTGGTTAATCG CCAATTGGAATCTGAATTGAGTGCCTTAACCGAAGAGAATAACGCACATCTTGCTGATTTAACACGGCAAATTGATGAATTGCGCCACGAAAAGGCACAACTACAGGAACTACTGCACAATGGGCTGGAAGTTGACGACAGTAACATTGAGTTATTGCGCCAGAATGAACGCTATCTACGCTATGAACTGCAGCGTTCATTTGTCCAATACTCACAGTTACAG GAGGAAATGAATGCTGTAACTCGCAAATTTGATGCGCTAAAGCAGGGTAACGATAAGTTAATGTTCAAGCTTCAAGAACATGGAATTCCTCAAgatggcaataataaagaaAGCGATAAAAAAGCTGTGGCGAGTGTGAGTAAACAGAGGATCCAAAATTATCAAG gTGTCATGAAGTTCCGCATTGAAGACGTGGATAAGATACTTCAACGTCTGGTAGGTGGTATGACACCGCGACTTGCTATTGGACTGTTGCCAGGCTTTCCCGCTTACgtaatatttatgtgcattcG TTATACCGATCTGATAAATGCTGATGACGACGTACGTGAGCTGCTAAGTAAATTTGTGatgcaaatcaaaaaaattcatcGTAATCCCAATGTCATCGAAATGCGATCGCTCTGGTTGGTTAATTCCATCAC GCTGCTCAATTTATTGAAACAGTATGGTGATGTTGAAGAATATGTCAAATTCAAtacagaaaaacaaaatcaacaacaactaAAGAACTTTAATCTGTATGAGTATCGCCGCGTTATATTAGACATAATTATCAGCCTATACCAGGTGTTGGTGAAGCAGATACAGACCTTGCTTGAGCAATATATAGTGCCTGCCATACTCGATAATGACGAAATCCAGCGTAGCAGGCAGGTGCAAGGTGTGCGTGGCCGTACTGCCTCAATGGATTCGACGTCATCACCCGAGCATGGCAAAGTAGCTGCTTGGAAGCTGCTCATCAATCACCTGGAACAATTTTACAAGCAATTCCAACACTTTGGCTTAGATCGCTGTTACTCGGAGCAGATTTTCCATCAATTACTGTTCTTCATTTGCGCTGTAGCGTTGAATTGTCTGATGTTGCGCGGTGATATTTGCATGTGGGAGACCGGTATGATAATACGATATAATTTAGGATACATTGAGGATTGGGTGCGAAGCAAAAAAATG TCGACTGATGTGTTGGCACCATTGGCTCCGCTCAATCAAGTCTCACAACTGCTACAATCCCGCAAGAGCGAACAAGACGTGCAGAGTATTTGTGATTTATGCACATCATTGAATACAGCACAAGTGTTGAAG GTGATGAAATCatacaaattggatgattatgaGAGTGAAATAACGAACACATTTTTGGAGAAACTCACCAAAAAGCTAAATGAGCGTCCAATG ATTAAAAACGACGAATTTACTATGGATCAGAAATTCATACATCCTTTCAAAGTCGTTTTCAAGTACAGTGATGTGAAATTGGAAGATATTGAATTGCCGAAACATTTAGGTCTTGAAGATTTACTCACAAAAATCTAA
- the LOC128868149 gene encoding unconventional myosin-Va isoform X1, with protein MSNEDMLYAKGSKIWVPHPEQVWESATVQRDYHKGDITIQIIKDSGSSVELSIKPDGSNLPPLRNPAILIGQNDLTAMSYLHEPGVLHNLKVRFCERQIIYTYCGIILVAINPYAELPLYGPSIIRAYRGRSMGELEPHIFALAEEAYTKLEREKCDLSIIVSGESGAGKTVSAKYAMRYFAAVGGSESETQVERKVLASSPIMEAFGNAKTTRNDNSSRFGKFTKLLFKNNMSVMNLTGATMHTYLLEKSRVVFQAPGERNYHIFYQLCDARDIHPELILDHQDKFEYLKMGQSPDIDRVSDKEQFRDTIQAMTVLGFSNLQITDILNILAGILHLGNIKFIPQCKKGTDEIDPDGCEIFHNDLHLHVAGEMLKINSDDLRKWLKTRQIESVNENVLIPNSVATAQAAKDALAKHIYAKLFQYIVLVINKSLNTASRKQNSFIGVLDIYGFETFEVNSFEQFCINYANEKLQQQFNQHVFKLEQEEYLKEGITWTMIDFYDNQPCIDLIESKLGVLDLLDEECRMPKGSDESWAGKLIEKCNKYPHFEKPRFGTTSFYIKHFSDTVEYDVYGFLEKNRDTVSKELVNVIRQSEMSLCKQLMEMEEVDTLCADAAKVTTLGGRVVISAARQQLTADNRKRIAPSKQHRRSVGSQFRESLSSLISTLHATTPHYVRCIKPNEDKVAFKWEAAKIVQQLRACGVLETVRISAAGFPSRWSYHDFYMRYQLLCHRSLVNKNELKQSCHNIITKWIIDPDKYRFGNTQIFFRAGQVAFLEQVRANLRKKYITTIQSVVRRFIHRRRFQRLQRTALGIQRYARGYLARQKAQHMREEHAAVVISKYARGWLCRRRYLRLRHTICGIQQYARGMLARRRFQEAMDHYRAVQIQRFVRGYLARRAYLKRRHAIIVCQSAVRRFLARRQFRSLKAEAKTISHIQKRYKGLENKIISMQQKIDELNRENGSLKSKSSEISVLKMKLEVKKTLELEVRNLKSIVAEKDQNLTALNKQLELERDEKMQLLEEKDHSEEDWVRQKQAWRMENIELRKQIDDMIEMAKNVETKANLRSERSFSEVETNEINEAYQRAIKEKEIIENENYMLKEELSRHLKPNGTRENNQHSRSVSNASSQNEDDVGYVSAKNTLELKRNQGGENANQISPETFTTIETTSTPKSGQTSLILKLRSILEEEKKKNKLLNEQLERLMKRNRQTEDSIRVSELEVENEKLRSDYDLLRSSIHHGSEMHELEAQYQALQEELRRRRDECIQLKAVLQQQSQSLKSLGTTGVSLRGVDLKNLNDNELIEAFQAQKLVNRQLESELSALTEENNAHLADLTRQIDELRHEKAQLQELLHNGLEVDDSNIELLRQNERYLRYELQRSFVQYSQLQEEMNAVTRKFDALKQGNDKLMFKLQEHGIPQDGNNKESDKKAVASVSKQRIQNYQGVMKFRIEDVDKILQRLVGGMTPRLAIGLLPGFPAYVIFMCIRYTDLINADDDVRELLSKFVMQIKKIHRNPNVIEMRSLWLVNSITLLNLLKQYGDVEEYVKFNTEKQNQQQLKNFNLYEYRRVILDIIISLYQVLVKQIQTLLEQYIVPAILDNDEIQRSRQVQGVRGRTASMDSTSSPEHGKVAAWKLLINHLEQFYKQFQHFGLDRCYSEQIFHQLLFFICAVALNCLMLRGDICMWETGMIIRYNLGYIEDWVRSKKMSTDVLAPLAPLNQVSQLLQSRKSEQDVQSICDLCTSLNTAQVLKVMKSYKLDDYESEITNTFLEKLTKKLNERPMIKNDEFTMDQKFIHPFKVVFKYSDVKLEDIELPKHLGLEDLLTKI; from the exons ATGTCGAACGAAGATATGCTATATGCAAAG ggTTCCAAAATTTGGGTACCGCACCCAGAGCAGGTATGGGAAAGTGCTACAGTTCAACGGGATTATCACAAAGGCGACATTACTATACAAATTATCAAAGATTCTGGCAGTTCAGTCGAACTCTCCATAAAACCCGACGGAAGTAATTTGCCACCATTAAGAAATCCCGCCATACTAATCGGACAAAATGATCTGACGGCTATGTCCTATCTTCATGAACCAGGCGTGTTACACAATTTGAAAGTACGTTTCTGTGAACGACAAATTATTTACACATACTGTGGCATCATACTAGTGGCCATAAATCCGTATGCCGAACTTCCACTTTATGGTCCAAGTATAATACGTGCTTATCGCGGTCGATCGATGGGTGAGTTAGAGCCACATATATTTGCCTTAGCTGAGGAAGCATATACAAAACTTGAGCGAGAAAAATGCGATCTTAGCATAATTGTGAGTGGAGAATCGGGTGCTGGTAAAACAGTATCTGCAAAGTATGCGATGCGTTATTTTGCAGCAGTTGGAGGGTCTGAATCTGAAACGCAAGTTGAGCGCAAAGTACTTGCTTCATCTCCAATAATGGAAGCTTTCGGAAACGCTAAAACTACGCGCAATGATAATAGTTCGCGTTTTGGTAAATTTACGaaactactttttaaaaataatatgagTGTAATGAATCTTACGGGAGCAACAATGCACACTTATTTGCTGGAAAAATCACGTGTCGTATTTCAAGCACCTGGTGAGCGAAACTATCACATTTTCTATCAACTCTGTGATGCGCGAGATATACATCCTGAGCTAATACtag ATCATCAAGACAAGTTTGAATACCTAAAAATGGGACAATCGCCCGATATTGATAGAGTTTCAGACAAAGAACAATTCAGGGATACCATCCAAGCTATGACTGTGCTGGGTTTCAGCAACTTGCAG ATAACAGATATCTTAAATATTCTTGCCGGCATATTGCATCTAggcaatataaaatttattccgCAGTGCAAAAAAGGGACCGATGAAATAGATCCTGATGGTTGTGAAATTTTT CATAATGATCTGCACCTCCATGTGGCTGGCGAGATGTTAAAGATTAACTCGGATGATTTACGGAAATGGTTGAAGACACGTCAAATTGAATCAGTTAATGAGAACGTACTTATACCGAATAGTGTTGCCACTGCACAAGCGGCCAAAGATGCACTCGCAAAACACATATATGCTAAACTCTTTCAGTACATTGTGCTAGTAATTAATAAAAGCCTAAACACTGCTAGTCGAAAGCAAAACAGTTTTATTGGCGTGTTGGATATTTACGGGTTTGAGACTTTCGAAGTGAATTCGTTTGAACAGTTTTGCATTAATTATGCAAATGAAAAGCTGCAGCAACAATTCAATCAACATGTTTTCAAATTGGAACAGGAGGAGTATTTGAAAGAAGGCATAACATGGACAATGATTGACTTCTACGATAATCAGCCATGTATAGACTTAATTGAATCTAAGTTGGGAGTTTTAGATCTTTTGGACGAGGAATGTCGA ATGCCAAAAGGAAGTGACGAAAGTTGGGCTGGGAAACTGattgaaaaatgcaataaatatccaCACTTTGAAAAGCCACGTTTTGGCACTACAA GCTTTTACATCAAACATTTTTCCGACACCGTTGAATATGATGTATATGGATTTCTTGAAAAGAATCGGGACACTGTGTCGAAAGAACTTGTCAATGTTATACGCCAATCGGAGATGTCCTTATGCAAACAATTGATGGAGATGGAAGAAGTCGATACGCTGTGCGCAGATGCAGCGAAGGTAACAACACTTGGTGGACGAGTGGTAATCAGCGCGGCTAGGCAACAG TTAACCGCCGACAACCGCAAACGA ATCGCTCCATCAAAACAACACCGTCGTTCAGTTGGCTCACAGTTTAGAGAAAGCCTGTCGTCGTTAATATCTACATTGCATGCCACTACACCACATTACGTGCGTTGCATAAAG CCCAACGAAGACAAAGTGGCCTTCAAGTGGGAGGCCGCAAAAATTGTGCAACAATTGCGTGCTTGTGGTGTACTTGAAACAGTGCGTATCTCTGCTGCTGGTTTCCCATCTCGCTGGTCCTACCATGATTTTTATATGCGCTATCAGTTACTATGCCACCGTTCTTTGGTCAACAAAAATGAGTTGAAACAATCGTGCCACAATATTATCACCAAATGGATTATTGACCCAGACAAATATCGTTTCGGCAATACGCAAATATTTTTCCGTGCTGGCCAAGTTGCCTTCTTGGAGCAGGTGCGCGCGAACTTGCGTAAAAAGTACATAACGACTATTCAGTCGGTGGTGCGTCGGTTCATACATCGCCGTCGCTTTCAGCGATTGCAGCGCACAGCGCTCGGTATACAACGTTATGCGCGCGGTTACTTGGCGCGCCAGAAAGCGCAACATATGCGCGAGGAACACGCAGCTGTCGTTATATCGAAGTATGCTCGCGGTTGGCTGTGTCGTCGGCGCTATTTGCGATTACGCCATACTATTTGTGGCATACAACAGTATGCACGTGGCATGTTGGCACGCCGGCGCTTTCAGGAGGCTATGGATCATTATCGCGCTGTGCAAATTCAACGATTCGTGCGTGGCTATTTGGCGAGACGTGCTTATCTGAAGAGGCGCCATGCTATCATTGTCTGCCAATCAGCAGTGCGGCGATTTTTGGCGCGTCGACAATTTAGGAGTCTAAAGGCTGAAGCGAAAACTATTTCGCATATTCAAAAAAGGTATAAGGGACTCGAAAACAAAATCATATCTATGCAACAGAAAATTGATGAGCTGAATCGCGAAAACGGTAGTCTAAAATCAAAGTCGAGTGAAATTTCTGTGCTCAA AATGAAGCTTGAAGTGAAAAAAACGTTAGAGCTCGAGGTGCGTAACCTCAAATCAATCGTAGCTGAAAAGGATCAGAATTTGACTGCACTAAACAAGCAATTGGAGCTTGAGCGCGATGAAAAAATGCAATTGCTAGAGGAGAAAGACCACTCCGAGGAAGATTGGGTGCGACAAAAGCAGGCTTGGCGCATGGAAAATATCGAATTGCGTAAACAGATCGATGACATGATCGAAATGGCCAAGAATGTCGAAACAAAAGCCAATTTGCGCAGCGAACGATCGTTCTCTGAAGTTGAAACCAACGAAATAAATGAGGCTTATCAGCGTGCAATTAAGGAGAAAGAAATCATAGAAAATGAGAACTATATGCTTAAGGAAGAGTTGAGCCGACACTTGAAACCCAATGGCACACGTGAAAATAATCAGCATTCACGTTCCGTAAGTAACGCATCGAGCCAAAATGAAGACGACGTCGGCTATGTTTCCGCAAAGAATACGCTCGAGCTGAAACGTAACCAAGGTGGAGAGAACGCAAATCAAATATCACCAGAAACATTTACTACAATCG AAACTACATCAACACCGAAATCGGGTCAGAcaagtttaattttaaaattacgcaGCATTCTCGAAgaggagaaaaagaaaaataaattgttaaatgaACAATTGGAACGCCTAATGAAACGAAACAGACAAACTGAAGATTCTATTCG GGTTTCGGAACTGGAggtggaaaatgaaaaattacgcaGCGACTATGATCTGTTGCGCAGCAGCATCCATCATGGATCCGAGATGCACGAATTAGAAG CTCAATATCAAGCATTGCAAGAGGAATTACGGCGCCGTCGTGATGAGTGCATTCAACTCAAGGCAGTATTGCAACAGCAAAGCCAATCGCTTAAGTCCTTGGGCACAACCGGCGTTTCCCTGCGTGGTGTAGATCTAAAGAACTTGAATGACAATGAATTGATCGAGGCTTTCCAAGCACAAAAGCTGGTTAATCG CCAATTGGAATCTGAATTGAGTGCCTTAACCGAAGAGAATAACGCACATCTTGCTGATTTAACACGGCAAATTGATGAATTGCGCCACGAAAAGGCACAACTACAGGAACTACTGCACAATGGGCTGGAAGTTGACGACAGTAACATTGAGTTATTGCGCCAGAATGAACGCTATCTACGCTATGAACTGCAGCGTTCATTTGTCCAATACTCACAGTTACAG GAGGAAATGAATGCTGTAACTCGCAAATTTGATGCGCTAAAGCAGGGTAACGATAAGTTAATGTTCAAGCTTCAAGAACATGGAATTCCTCAAgatggcaataataaagaaAGCGATAAAAAAGCTGTGGCGAGTGTGAGTAAACAGAGGATCCAAAATTATCAAG gTGTCATGAAGTTCCGCATTGAAGACGTGGATAAGATACTTCAACGTCTGGTAGGTGGTATGACACCGCGACTTGCTATTGGACTGTTGCCAGGCTTTCCCGCTTACgtaatatttatgtgcattcG TTATACCGATCTGATAAATGCTGATGACGACGTACGTGAGCTGCTAAGTAAATTTGTGatgcaaatcaaaaaaattcatcGTAATCCCAATGTCATCGAAATGCGATCGCTCTGGTTGGTTAATTCCATCAC GCTGCTCAATTTATTGAAACAGTATGGTGATGTTGAAGAATATGTCAAATTCAAtacagaaaaacaaaatcaacaacaactaAAGAACTTTAATCTGTATGAGTATCGCCGCGTTATATTAGACATAATTATCAGCCTATACCAGGTGTTGGTGAAGCAGATACAGACCTTGCTTGAGCAATATATAGTGCCTGCCATACTCGATAATGACGAAATCCAGCGTAGCAGGCAGGTGCAAGGTGTGCGTGGCCGTACTGCCTCAATGGATTCGACGTCATCACCCGAGCATGGCAAAGTAGCTGCTTGGAAGCTGCTCATCAATCACCTGGAACAATTTTACAAGCAATTCCAACACTTTGGCTTAGATCGCTGTTACTCGGAGCAGATTTTCCATCAATTACTGTTCTTCATTTGCGCTGTAGCGTTGAATTGTCTGATGTTGCGCGGTGATATTTGCATGTGGGAGACCGGTATGATAATACGATATAATTTAGGATACATTGAGGATTGGGTGCGAAGCAAAAAAATG TCGACTGATGTGTTGGCACCATTGGCTCCGCTCAATCAAGTCTCACAACTGCTACAATCCCGCAAGAGCGAACAAGACGTGCAGAGTATTTGTGATTTATGCACATCATTGAATACAGCACAAGTGTTGAAG GTGATGAAATCatacaaattggatgattatgaGAGTGAAATAACGAACACATTTTTGGAGAAACTCACCAAAAAGCTAAATGAGCGTCCAATG ATTAAAAACGACGAATTTACTATGGATCAGAAATTCATACATCCTTTCAAAGTCGTTTTCAAGTACAGTGATGTGAAATTGGAAGATATTGAATTGCCGAAACATTTAGGTCTTGAAGATTTACTCACAAAAATCTAA